One Perognathus longimembris pacificus isolate PPM17 chromosome 2, ASM2315922v1, whole genome shotgun sequence DNA segment encodes these proteins:
- the Cpa5 gene encoding carboxypeptidase A5 has translation MQGTPREGPGLSPVDGRTLLVCSFILASAWGQMNFTGDQVLRVLAKDEKQLSLLRDLEGLKPQKVDFWRGPARPSLPVDMRVPFSELSDVKAYLRSHGLAYSVMIKDIQVLLDEEREAMAKSRRLERSTSSFSYSSYHTLDEIYNWMDNFGTEHSDLVSKINIGNSFENRSIFVLKFSTGGFQRPAIWIDTGIHSREWITHATGIWTAKKIVSAYGKDPVLTNTLNDMDIFIELVTNPDGFAFTHTMNRLWRKNKSSRPGIFCIGVDLNRNWKSGFGGNGSNKNPCSETYRGPSPQSEPEVAAIVDFITGHGNFKALISIHSYSQMLMYPYGHSLEPVSNQEELYNLAKDAVKALFEVNGIEYMFGSISTTLYVASGITVDWAYDSGIKYAFSFELRDTGQYGFLLPASQIIPTAQEMWMAIRTIMKHTLNNPY, from the exons ATGCAGGGCACCCCCAGGgaagggcctgggctgtcccctGTGGATGGACGGACGCTCCTGGTCTGCAGCTTTATCTTGGCATCAGCTTGGGGCCAGATGAATTTCACAGG GGACCAGGTTCTTCGAGTCCTGGCCAAAGATGAGAAGCAGCTGTCACTTCTCAGGGATCTAGAGGGCCTGAAGCCCCAGAAG GTGGACTTCTGGCGTGGGCCTGCCAGACCCAGCCTCCCTGTGGACATGAGAGTTCCCTTCTCTGAGCTGAGCGACGTCAAGGCGTATCTGCGGTCTCATGGCCTTGCCTACAGCGTCATGATAAAGGACATCCAG GTGCTGCTGGATGAGGAGCGAGAAGCCATGGCGAAATCTCGACGGCTGGAACGCAGCACCAGTAGCTTCAGCTACTCCTCTTACCACACCCTGGATGAG ATATATAACTGGATGGACAACTTTGGAACTGAGCATTCAGATCTCGTCTCCAAAATTAACATCGGCAACAGCTTTGAAAATCGGTCCATTTTTGTCCTAAAG ttcagcACTGGAGGGTTTCAGCGCCCAGCCATCTGGATTGACACTGGCATTCATTCTCGGGAGTGGATCACACATGCCACCGGCATCTGGACTGCCAAGAAG ATTGTCAGCGCATACGGCAAAGATCCTGTTCTGACCAATACACTGAACGACATGGATATCTTCATAGAACTTGTCACCAACCCAGATGGGTTTGCTTTTACCCACACCATG AACCGCTTGTGGCGGAAGAACAAGTCAAGCAGACCAGGCATCTTCTGCATTGGTGTGGACCTCAACAGGAACTGGAAGTCAGGCTTTGGAG GAAATGGTTCCAACAAAAACCCCTGCTCAGAGACTTATCGTGGGCCCTCGCCTCAGTCAGAGCCCGAGGTGGCTGCCATTGTGGACTTCATCACAGGCCATGGGAACTTCAAGGCTCTGATTTCCATCCACAGCTACTCTCAGATGCTCATGTACCCTTATGGCCACTCTCTGGAGCCTGTTTCAAACCAGGAAGAGCTG TATAATCTTGCCAAGGACGCAGTCAAGGCCTTGTTCGAGGTGAATGGGATCGAGTACATGTTTGGCAGTATCAGCACCACCCTCT ATGTGGCCAGTGGGATCACCGTGGACTGGGCTTATGACAGTGGCATTAAATATGCCTTCAGCTTCGAGCTCCGGGACACAGGGCAATATGGCTTCCTGCTGCCAGCTTCACAGATCATCCCCACGGCCCAGGAGATGTGGATGGCAATCCGGACCATCATGAAGCACACCTTGAATAATCCCTACTAG
- the Cpa1 gene encoding carboxypeptidase A1 has protein sequence MQGLLILSVLLGAVFSNEDFVGHQVLRISAANEAQVQKVKTLEDLEHLQLDFWRGPTRPDAPIDVRVPFPSLQAVKIFLESHGIDYRIMIEDVQSLLDKEKEQMSTSRSRAQSTDTFNYATYHTLEEIYDFMDLLVTENPQLVSKIQIGNSYEGRPIYVLKFSTGGDSRPAIWIDTGIHSREWVTQASGVWFAKQITQDYGQEPTLTTILDNMDIFVEIVTNPDGFAFTHSKNRMWRKTRSITAGSICVGVDPNRNWDAGFGKPGASSNPCSDTYRGKFANSEVEVKSIVDFVKAHGNIKAFISIHSYSQLLLYPYGYTSQPAPDKEELDQLSKSAVTALASLYGTKFTYGSIIKAIYQASGSTIDWTYSQGIKYSFTFELRDTGRYGFLLPASQIIPTAQETWLALLTIMEHTLNHPY, from the exons ATGCAGGGCTTGCTGATTTTGAGCGTACTCCTGGGGGCTGTTTTCAGCAATGAAGACTTTGTGGG GCACCAGGTGCTCCGAATCTCAGCAGCCAATGAGGCCCAGGTACAGAAGGTGAAGACGCTGGAGGATCTGGAGCATCTGCAG TTGGACTTCTGGCGGGGCCCTACTCGACCTGACGCCCCCATCGATGTCCGAGTGCCCTTTCCCAGTCTTCAGGCTGTCAAAATCTTCCTGGAATCACACGGCATTGACTACAGGATCATGATCGAGGACGTGCAGTCGCTGCTAGATAAGGAAAAGGAGCAAATGTCCACTTCCAGGTCCCGGGCCCAATCTACTGACACCTTTAACTATGCCACCTACCACACCCTGGAGGAG ATCTACGACTTTATGGACCTGCTGGTCACTGAGAACCCGCAGCTTGTCAGCAAGATCCAGATTGGCAACAGCTATGAAGGTCGTCCCATTTACGTACTAAAG TTCAGCACTGGCGGTGACAGCCGTCCAGCCATCTGGATCGACACTGGCATCCATTCCAGGGAGTGGGTCACCCAGGCCAGTGGGGTCTGGTTTGCAAAGCAG ATCACCCAAGACTATGGCCAGGAGCCAACTCTCACCACCATTCTTGACAACATGGACATCTTCGTGGAGATTGTCACGAATCCGGATGGTTTTGCCTTCACCCACAGCAAG aaTCGCATGTGGCGCAAGACTCGCTCTATCACAGCAGGCTCCATCTGTGTTGGGGTGGACCCCAACAGGAACTGGGATGCTGGCTTTGGGA AGCCCGGAGCCAGCAGCAACCCATGCTCAGATACATACCGTGGCAAGTTTGCCAACTCTGAAGTGGAGGTCAAGTCCATTGTGGACTTTGTGAAGGCTCATGGGAACATCAAGGCCTTCATCTCCATCCACAGCTACTCCCAGCTCCTTCTGTATCCTTATGGCTACACATCACAACCAGCCCCCGACAAGGAGGAGCTG GATCAGCTGTCCAAGTCTGCTGTAACGGCACTGGCTTCTCTGTATGGGACCAAGTTTACATATGGCAGCATCATCAAGGCAATTT ATCAAGCCAGCGGGAGCACGATTGACTGGACCTACAGCCAGGGCATCAAATACTCCTTCACGTTTGAGCTTCGAGACACAGGGCGCTACGGCTTCCTGCTCCCGGCCTCACAGATCATCCCCACAGCCCAGGAGACGTGGCTGGCCCTTCTGACCATCATGGAGCACACTCTGAATCACCCCTACTGA